A single genomic interval of Rosistilla ulvae harbors:
- a CDS encoding galactitol-1-phosphate 5-dehydrogenase — protein MKAMLLTEYKKLELAEIPVPELGPDDVLVQVKACGICGSDIHGYDGSTGRRIPPLVMGHEASGVVASVGSGVSDLPAGTRVTFDSMVWCGKCHFCRRGEMNLCDNRRVLGVSCGEYRQYGAFAEYVAVPRHIVYELPDAVSFEQAALIEAISVAVHAAERTPVSLGDTAVVVGSGMIGLLVIQAIKLAGCSRVIATDLNANRLEVAKTLGADVTIDASKEDVVARVAELTGGRGADVALEVVGATPTVKTAIDSVRKGGTVTLVGNISPNIDLPLQSVVTRELNVLGSCASSGEYPACIKLLETGQIQVEPLITAKATLEEGPAWFERLYAGEPEAMKVLICPAGL, from the coding sequence ATGAAAGCAATGCTGCTGACCGAATACAAGAAATTGGAACTGGCGGAGATCCCCGTTCCGGAACTAGGCCCCGACGACGTCTTGGTTCAAGTCAAGGCGTGCGGCATTTGCGGCAGCGACATCCACGGCTACGACGGCAGCACCGGCAGGCGGATTCCGCCGTTGGTGATGGGGCACGAAGCCTCGGGCGTCGTCGCTTCGGTCGGCAGCGGCGTGTCCGATCTGCCCGCCGGCACGCGAGTGACTTTCGATTCGATGGTCTGGTGCGGCAAGTGCCACTTCTGCCGCCGCGGCGAGATGAACCTGTGCGACAACCGCCGAGTGCTGGGCGTCTCGTGCGGCGAATACCGTCAGTACGGTGCGTTCGCCGAATACGTGGCGGTTCCTCGTCACATCGTTTACGAATTGCCCGATGCCGTCTCGTTCGAACAGGCTGCGTTGATCGAAGCGATCTCCGTCGCGGTCCATGCGGCGGAACGGACTCCAGTCTCGCTGGGCGACACCGCGGTGGTCGTTGGCAGCGGGATGATCGGTCTGCTGGTGATCCAAGCGATCAAGCTGGCCGGATGTTCGCGAGTGATCGCGACCGACCTGAATGCAAACCGTTTGGAAGTTGCCAAAACGCTGGGGGCCGACGTGACGATCGACGCATCGAAAGAAGATGTCGTCGCCCGCGTGGCGGAACTGACCGGTGGCCGCGGCGCCGACGTCGCTCTCGAAGTCGTTGGTGCGACGCCGACGGTCAAGACAGCGATCGACAGCGTTCGCAAAGGGGGCACCGTCACGCTTGTCGGAAACATCTCGCCGAACATCGACCTGCCGTTGCAGTCGGTGGTCACTCGCGAGTTGAACGTGCTGGGCAGTTGTGCCTCCAGCGGAGAATACCCGGCCTGCATCAAGTTGCTGGAAACCGGTCAGATCCAAGTCGAACCGTTGATCACCGCCAAGGCGACGCTCGAAGAGGGCCCCGCTTGGTTTGAGCGATTGTATGCCGGAGAGCCCGAGGCGATGAAAGTGCTCATCTGCCCCGCGGGCCTCTAA
- a CDS encoding calcineurin-like phosphoesterase C-terminal domain-containing protein, giving the protein MRISALVLLVAILGLGSLPCRAHEGHDHGPSDGPENIDATGIVFDDQNGNGRRDPGEPGLPDVRVSNGKAIVKTDADGRYHLKISDDAIIFVIKPRNWMTPVNELNLPQFFYIHKPAGSPKTKFPGVAPTGPLPKSVDFPLVKRAEPNQFRALMFGDPQPRNVKEVEYIAHDVIEQVIAEEAHQASFGVTLGDIAFDDLNVLKPFNQAIALIGIPWYNVIGNHDINYDATDDKTSDETFERHYGPSYYSFDHGPVHFMVLDDVMWTVDTPGKRGKYTGGLGERQMEFIRNDLAGIPADQLVVLMMHIPLVSVTDRQELYRLIEQRPFAVSISAHAHYMEHRFIGEEDGWKGPEKHHHVINVTVCGSWWRGAPDERGLPHTTMKDGGPNGYSIMTFDGHKYDLEFRAASRPAHYQMNIYAPEEIELAALPSEADQLPKVVVNVFNGSERTKCEFRIGDEDAWKPMEQTTTKDPAYVAALALEESLGKKAWTGLPAARDTPHIWQATLPVDLKPGTHAIEVRATMMSGKQHVSKRIMRVR; this is encoded by the coding sequence ATGCGAATCTCCGCTCTCGTTCTGCTTGTCGCGATCCTCGGTCTCGGGTCGCTTCCCTGCCGCGCCCACGAAGGGCATGACCACGGACCGTCCGATGGTCCCGAAAACATCGACGCCACCGGGATCGTGTTCGATGATCAAAATGGAAATGGCCGCCGCGATCCGGGCGAACCGGGGCTTCCCGACGTCCGCGTCAGCAATGGCAAAGCGATCGTGAAGACCGATGCCGACGGTCGCTACCATCTGAAGATCAGCGACGATGCGATCATCTTTGTGATCAAGCCGCGGAACTGGATGACTCCGGTTAACGAGCTGAATCTGCCGCAGTTCTTCTACATTCACAAGCCCGCCGGTTCGCCGAAAACGAAATTCCCAGGCGTCGCGCCGACCGGGCCGCTGCCGAAGTCGGTCGATTTCCCGTTGGTGAAGCGAGCCGAACCGAATCAGTTCCGGGCGTTGATGTTTGGCGACCCGCAGCCTCGCAACGTCAAAGAAGTCGAATACATCGCCCACGATGTGATCGAGCAAGTGATCGCTGAAGAAGCCCATCAGGCGTCGTTTGGCGTCACGCTGGGAGACATCGCCTTCGATGACCTCAACGTGTTGAAGCCCTTTAACCAAGCGATCGCGCTGATCGGGATTCCCTGGTACAACGTGATCGGCAACCACGACATCAACTACGACGCGACCGACGACAAGACGAGTGACGAGACGTTCGAGCGACACTATGGTCCGTCCTATTATTCGTTTGATCACGGCCCCGTTCACTTCATGGTCTTGGACGATGTGATGTGGACCGTCGACACGCCGGGGAAGCGAGGCAAATACACCGGCGGCTTGGGCGAGCGGCAGATGGAATTCATCCGCAACGATCTGGCCGGGATCCCGGCGGATCAATTGGTTGTGCTGATGATGCATATCCCACTGGTTAGCGTCACCGACCGGCAGGAGCTGTATCGTTTGATCGAACAGCGGCCATTTGCCGTTTCGATCTCCGCTCACGCGCATTACATGGAACACCGCTTCATCGGCGAAGAGGATGGCTGGAAGGGGCCCGAAAAACATCACCACGTGATCAACGTGACCGTCTGCGGTAGCTGGTGGCGTGGTGCTCCCGATGAACGTGGACTGCCGCACACGACGATGAAAGATGGCGGCCCCAACGGCTACTCGATCATGACCTTCGACGGGCATAAGTACGATCTTGAATTCCGTGCTGCGTCGCGACCGGCTCATTACCAGATGAACATCTACGCTCCCGAAGAGATCGAACTGGCGGCGTTGCCAAGCGAGGCCGATCAGTTGCCCAAGGTTGTGGTCAACGTCTTCAATGGTTCGGAGCGAACGAAGTGCGAGTTCCGGATCGGTGACGAGGACGCGTGGAAGCCGATGGAGCAGACGACGACCAAAGATCCAGCTTATGTCGCCGCGCTCGCATTAGAAGAATCGTTGGGCAAGAAAGCGTGGACCGGTTTGCCGGCGGCTCGCGACACGCCTCACATCTGGCAGGCGACGTTGCCGGTGGATCTGAAGCCGGGAACGCACGCGATCGAAGTCCGCGCGACGATGATGTCGGGCAAGCAGCATGTTTCGAAGCGAATCATGCGCGTCCGCTAG
- a CDS encoding sugar kinase, with protein MSVLNIKSEADLDFLALGAVVHRLDPGTTVFRKAREFKVHVSGGEYNCAANLSDCFGLNTGVCTAMVNYGIGEMVQARIQETGVRPFYKHFEHDGVHGPNIATVYSDCGCGVRAPVVFYNRANEAGAMLKPGDFDWDKLFSGGVKWFHSGGIFAALSASTSELVIEAMKAARAKGTICSFDLNYRAKLWNKLGGLEKGQEMIAKIVENVDVLFGNEEDLQKGLGFSGPEVEEKKDSKLDPETFFQMIEKTVAKYPNIKMVATTLREVHTTNRHDWGAVLWIGGEKHVAPTCQLDVLDRIGGGDGFASGLIYGLLDGRPHEEALRLGWAHGALLTTFSGDISNAKLPEVEAFAQGGSARVQR; from the coding sequence ATGAGCGTTTTAAACATCAAATCCGAAGCCGACTTGGATTTCCTGGCCCTGGGCGCCGTCGTCCATCGCTTGGATCCTGGGACCACCGTATTCCGCAAGGCACGCGAATTTAAGGTCCACGTTTCGGGTGGCGAATACAACTGTGCCGCCAACCTGTCGGACTGCTTCGGTTTGAACACCGGCGTCTGCACCGCGATGGTCAATTACGGCATCGGTGAAATGGTTCAGGCTCGCATCCAAGAAACGGGAGTTCGCCCGTTCTACAAGCATTTTGAACACGATGGCGTACACGGACCAAACATCGCTACGGTTTACAGCGATTGTGGCTGCGGCGTTCGCGCTCCTGTCGTCTTCTACAACCGAGCCAACGAAGCGGGCGCGATGCTGAAGCCTGGCGACTTCGATTGGGACAAGTTGTTCAGCGGTGGCGTGAAGTGGTTCCACAGCGGAGGCATCTTCGCAGCGTTGTCGGCGTCGACTTCCGAGTTGGTGATCGAAGCGATGAAGGCGGCTCGCGCCAAGGGAACGATCTGCTCGTTCGACCTCAACTACCGCGCCAAGCTGTGGAACAAGTTGGGCGGACTGGAAAAGGGTCAAGAGATGATCGCCAAGATCGTCGAAAACGTCGACGTTCTGTTCGGCAACGAAGAAGACCTGCAAAAGGGCTTGGGCTTCAGCGGTCCCGAAGTGGAAGAGAAGAAGGATTCGAAGCTGGATCCGGAAACGTTCTTCCAAATGATCGAGAAGACCGTCGCCAAGTACCCGAACATCAAGATGGTCGCCACCACGCTGCGTGAGGTTCACACGACCAACCGTCACGATTGGGGTGCGGTTCTGTGGATCGGTGGCGAGAAGCACGTCGCACCAACTTGCCAGTTGGACGTTCTGGATCGTATCGGTGGCGGCGACGGATTCGCTTCGGGTCTGATCTACGGCCTGTTGGACGGACGTCCACACGAAGAAGCACTTCGCTTGGGCTGGGCTCACGGAGCTCTGTTGACCACGTTCTCGGGCGACATCAGCAACGCTAAGCTGCCAGAAGTCGAAGCCTTCGCTCAAGGCGGTTCGGCTCGCGTGCAACGCTAA
- a CDS encoding SDR family oxidoreductase → MSTEIFSLVGSTAVVVGGTGVLGGGMAQALADAGAKVAVVGRSAERGEARVREIEAAGGTAMFQSADALCRDSLTGARDAIAKQLGTPTILINAAGGNHPDATLPPGSDFCKLPQEAWQGVFDLNLVGGVLLPSQVFGESMLAVGKGCSIINIASMAGMIPLSRVVAYSAAKAAVINLTQFLAREWATRGVRVNAISPGFFPADQNRKLLFNDDGSYTERGGQIIGHTPMARFGDANELAGAVVWLAASKASSFVTGQNIVVDGGFSSVTI, encoded by the coding sequence ATGAGCACCGAGATCTTCAGTTTGGTTGGTTCCACCGCAGTCGTCGTGGGTGGAACAGGCGTCTTAGGTGGCGGCATGGCCCAAGCGTTGGCTGATGCAGGAGCCAAAGTGGCGGTTGTCGGCCGCAGCGCCGAGCGTGGAGAAGCGCGTGTTCGCGAGATCGAAGCGGCGGGCGGAACGGCGATGTTTCAATCGGCCGACGCGCTCTGTCGCGATTCGTTGACAGGTGCCCGCGATGCGATCGCCAAGCAACTGGGAACTCCCACCATTCTGATCAACGCCGCTGGCGGAAATCACCCCGACGCAACGCTGCCACCAGGAAGCGACTTCTGCAAGCTGCCGCAAGAAGCGTGGCAGGGCGTGTTCGATCTGAACCTGGTCGGCGGCGTGCTGTTGCCCAGCCAAGTCTTCGGCGAATCGATGCTTGCGGTCGGTAAAGGTTGCAGCATCATCAACATCGCTTCGATGGCTGGCATGATCCCGCTGTCGCGCGTCGTCGCCTATTCGGCGGCCAAAGCGGCAGTGATCAACCTGACTCAGTTCCTGGCACGCGAATGGGCCACGCGTGGCGTTCGCGTCAACGCGATCAGCCCTGGATTTTTCCCAGCCGACCAAAACCGCAAACTGTTGTTCAACGACGATGGCAGCTACACCGAACGCGGTGGGCAGATCATCGGGCACACTCCAATGGCTCGCTTCGGCGACGCAAACGAGTTGGCTGGAGCCGTCGTTTGGTTGGCTGCTTCGAAAGCTTCGTCGTTTGTGACCGGACAGAACATCGTCGTCGACGGCGGATTTTCTTCGGTCACCATCTAG
- the glnA gene encoding type I glutamate--ammonia ligase → MASVKTPQDVLSMCRQHDVKAVDFRFTDFLGVWHHKTVPVSELTEDLFEDGTGFDGSSLHGWQAVHESDMLLVPQPETAFLDPFTNLTTLNLICNVQDPITADSYPRDPRYIARKAVGYLTSTGIADTAYIGAEAEFFVLDDVRYDLTSQGSFYSIDSNEAPWNRGRMESPNLGHKMRTQAGYFPCPPSDQLFDLRNEIMQTLTDVGLSVECHHHEVGAAGQCEIDLRFDQLTRTADMMMIYKYIVKNVARRNGKTATFMPKPIAGEFGSGMHTHLSLWKDGDPLFAGSGYAGLSDLAVHAIGGILHHAPALLAFTNPTTNSYRRLLPGYEAPVHLAYGRRNRSVACRVPMYSHNPKTKRIEFRCPDPSCNPYLAFSAILMAMIDGIANRISPGEPAEQDLFDVAADQQIGLGNTPASLEEALVALEADNDFLQVGEVFSEDVISNWIKTKRELEIMPNRVQPTPLEYCLYFDV, encoded by the coding sequence ATGGCGAGCGTAAAGACCCCGCAAGACGTATTGTCGATGTGTCGGCAACACGATGTCAAAGCAGTCGACTTTCGATTTACCGATTTCCTGGGCGTTTGGCACCATAAAACCGTCCCCGTTTCCGAACTCACCGAAGATCTTTTTGAGGACGGTACCGGATTTGACGGTTCCAGCCTGCATGGCTGGCAAGCGGTTCACGAGAGCGACATGCTGCTGGTCCCGCAGCCGGAGACGGCGTTCCTCGATCCGTTCACCAACTTGACGACGCTGAACCTGATCTGCAACGTGCAGGATCCGATCACCGCCGATTCGTATCCTCGCGACCCACGCTACATCGCTCGCAAAGCTGTTGGCTATCTCACATCGACGGGGATCGCCGACACCGCTTATATCGGTGCCGAAGCTGAATTTTTTGTGCTGGACGACGTGCGGTACGATCTGACATCGCAGGGATCGTTTTACAGTATCGACAGCAACGAAGCTCCTTGGAACCGGGGACGGATGGAATCGCCCAATCTCGGGCACAAGATGCGGACGCAAGCCGGGTACTTCCCGTGCCCGCCGTCGGACCAATTGTTCGATCTCCGCAACGAGATCATGCAGACGTTGACCGATGTCGGATTGAGCGTCGAATGCCATCACCACGAAGTTGGCGCGGCGGGGCAATGCGAAATCGATCTGCGGTTCGATCAACTAACTCGCACCGCCGACATGATGATGATCTACAAATACATCGTCAAAAACGTGGCTCGCCGCAACGGCAAGACCGCCACCTTCATGCCCAAACCGATCGCCGGCGAATTTGGATCGGGGATGCACACGCATCTGTCACTGTGGAAAGATGGAGATCCGTTGTTCGCAGGTTCCGGATACGCGGGGCTCAGCGATCTGGCGGTCCACGCGATCGGCGGCATCTTGCACCACGCACCCGCCTTGCTGGCCTTCACCAACCCGACGACAAACAGCTACCGCCGCCTGTTGCCCGGATACGAAGCGCCAGTCCATCTGGCATACGGTCGCCGCAATCGCTCGGTTGCTTGCCGCGTGCCGATGTACAGCCACAATCCAAAAACAAAGCGGATTGAATTTCGATGTCCCGATCCGAGCTGTAATCCGTATCTCGCGTTCTCCGCTATCCTGATGGCGATGATCGATGGTATCGCCAATCGGATTAGTCCCGGTGAGCCGGCGGAGCAGGATTTGTTTGACGTTGCGGCCGATCAGCAAATCGGACTCGGCAACACCCCGGCTTCGCTGGAAGAGGCGCTCGTCGCACTCGAAGCGGACAATGATTTCTTGCAGGTGGGCGAGGTCTTTTCCGAAGATGTGATCTCCAACTGGATCAAGACCAAGCGGGAGTTGGAGATCATGCCTAACCGCGTCCAGCCGACGCCATTGGAATACTGTCTCTACTTCGACGTCTAA
- the bioD gene encoding dethiobiotin synthase, with translation MGSLTFIAGTDTDVGKTFVSSLLAAAILQRGLPVGVYKPVASGCWLEQDELVSGDAVALWQAAGKPLDLEHVCPQRFAAALSPPRAAEAEGKLVDVDRILAGLSPWTEDFDHVLIEGAGGLLSPLADDFLNADLAGELEADVLLVAANRLGVVNHTLLSVEVCRSRLGRDPIAIVLNQVGREGCESMKTNRGEIQRYVGQLPIIEVGFEQQSLLESAGAEEFIGRTLRTPSA, from the coding sequence TTGGGATCGCTAACGTTTATCGCCGGGACCGACACCGATGTCGGCAAGACTTTTGTCTCCAGCCTGCTGGCTGCGGCGATTCTCCAGCGTGGCCTCCCTGTCGGCGTCTATAAACCGGTCGCCAGTGGCTGCTGGTTGGAACAGGATGAACTGGTCAGCGGCGATGCGGTTGCACTCTGGCAAGCCGCCGGCAAGCCGCTGGATCTGGAACACGTTTGCCCGCAGCGATTTGCCGCGGCGCTCTCCCCTCCACGAGCTGCCGAAGCCGAGGGAAAGCTGGTCGACGTCGATCGAATTCTTGCCGGCCTATCGCCTTGGACCGAAGACTTTGACCATGTCCTGATCGAAGGAGCCGGCGGATTGTTGTCGCCGCTGGCGGATGATTTTCTGAATGCCGACCTGGCAGGAGAGTTGGAAGCCGACGTGCTCCTTGTCGCGGCCAACCGCTTGGGCGTCGTCAACCATACGCTGCTGAGCGTCGAGGTCTGCCGCAGCCGCTTGGGACGCGATCCGATCGCGATCGTCTTGAACCAAGTCGGTCGCGAAGGCTGCGAATCGATGAAGACCAATCGCGGCGAGATCCAACGTTATGTCGGCCAACTGCCGATCATCGAGGTTGGATTTGAACAGCAGAGCTTGCTCGAATCGGCGGGCGCAGAGGAATTCATCGGCCGGACCTTACGCACGCCCAGCGCTTAG
- a CDS encoding peptide chain release factor family protein, with the protein MSQPSRSSSIPAVALDEQALIQECEVKFTRRGGPGGQHRNKVSSAVVLKHRPTGVTAEASERRSQAENRSVAIARLRVELAIHIREEVEEFVAPLVRQYGGSQFRVAIGNEVYPVILADVLNRTLASEGDVAAAAEFWSTTASQVVRFLRQEPQTLSVVNQARQQAGRHRLK; encoded by the coding sequence ATGTCGCAGCCTAGCCGTTCCTCTTCGATTCCTGCTGTCGCACTCGACGAGCAGGCGTTGATCCAGGAGTGCGAGGTCAAGTTCACTCGCCGTGGCGGGCCTGGCGGCCAACATCGCAACAAGGTTTCCAGCGCCGTCGTGTTGAAGCATCGCCCGACGGGCGTAACGGCGGAGGCGTCGGAGCGGCGCAGCCAAGCGGAGAACCGCAGTGTGGCGATCGCGCGGTTGCGCGTCGAGCTTGCGATCCATATCCGCGAGGAGGTGGAAGAGTTCGTGGCGCCGCTGGTCCGTCAGTATGGCGGTTCGCAATTTCGCGTGGCGATCGGCAACGAGGTCTATCCCGTGATCCTGGCCGATGTGCTGAATCGAACGCTTGCCAGCGAAGGCGATGTGGCTGCGGCGGCAGAATTCTGGAGCACCACGGCAAGCCAGGTCGTTCGCTTTCTGCGACAGGAACCGCAGACGCTAAGCGTCGTCAATCAAGCTCGCCAGCAGGCTGGACGCCATCGACTGAAGTAG
- a CDS encoding MMPL family transporter — translation MPPLLPHLSQRWSRFVIRHWRLVLLLWLAAVIVSRVAAPTWKQVAYDGDFEHLPPTTASVAGTKLLDAAFPTERPRSQFMILFARDGKKIGKRDQHVAMDLSRRLRHRLGCVYVRRALASGWSGKTAPVNDHVRELVDDAMDAFDRSIELDTLFYEYFEDSVSAGTDPWYEPRVAIAYWDRARLHDSLGKHDLAASDREIALALDPEIESATPIEDRDKSLDSMLDILSWDDERIGKRLSKRDLRLVVIRLENEFLATGNIELMESLDKLIDSVRAYSLPLAEPGLRIEIAGSAAIGGETLIAARDAIQYTEWFTVILIMIILAVVYRAPALVAVPLVSIGVAVICATGLVSALASAGQEPGMEWIGLKVFTTSKIFVVVILFGAGTDYCLFLIARLREEAGDLDWGQAVEQALSKVMGALLGSAFTTVVGLWMMWVGNFGKFHYVGPIIAICLLVGLAVCTTLTPALLYALGPRVFWPGKLERNEKQAVFWEFIALVVTQRPKWMLVAGIGLLAIPAVYGFRHEGDVSYDITTQLNAEARSRQGVETLSHSYSLGESNPIVLLLLHEQPIDPEVGRASLRDLVAAIYEVDGVRGIRYLEDPLGDNPPGKRKSVFAIESLVGWVLKQHRVSRRYFTSDEASYANRLIRLDVMVDEEPFGEAAAEALERVVDRVEDLRNQFLLVLTPEIGGIEATDLAIGQIQDAISRLEKSLPASTQRRSGVKAVDWQLSTSGMAWFDYDDTSEVAGRGEVLVTMNDRSGLVPFANRLMEVLRNGDPELGIDRLPDVKARLIPSPIADCEFQVTGTSMAMQDLKQVTTEDTTRIKIFVVGAVLTILLMVVWRVGLSIYLIATVLLSYYATLGLTVAFFRTVYGDQFVGLDWKLPLFLFVILVAVGQDYNVYLVTRVLEEQKRGGRLAGLRRAIIRTGGIITSCGVVMAGTFFAMTASAWAPELFQWVGLSQAQEQPAIMLRGVVELGFALGLGVLVDTFYVRTILVPAYMAAFDQRIR, via the coding sequence ATGCCTCCGCTCCTTCCCCACCTCAGCCAACGCTGGTCGCGTTTCGTCATCCGCCACTGGCGTTTGGTGCTGCTGTTGTGGCTGGCTGCGGTGATCGTCAGTCGCGTGGCCGCTCCGACTTGGAAACAAGTCGCCTACGACGGCGACTTCGAACACCTGCCGCCGACGACCGCCAGCGTGGCGGGAACCAAGCTTTTGGACGCCGCGTTTCCGACCGAGCGTCCGCGCAGCCAGTTTATGATCCTGTTCGCTCGCGACGGGAAGAAGATCGGAAAACGCGACCAACACGTTGCGATGGATCTCTCGCGGCGGCTGCGCCATCGCCTCGGCTGCGTTTACGTCCGCCGAGCTCTTGCCAGCGGATGGTCGGGCAAGACGGCGCCGGTCAACGATCATGTTCGCGAACTTGTCGACGACGCGATGGACGCGTTCGACCGTTCGATCGAACTCGACACGCTCTTCTACGAATACTTCGAGGATTCGGTCTCCGCCGGTACCGATCCGTGGTACGAACCACGGGTTGCAATCGCGTATTGGGATCGCGCACGGTTGCACGATTCGCTGGGCAAGCACGACCTCGCCGCAAGCGATCGCGAGATCGCTCTCGCGTTGGATCCCGAGATCGAATCGGCGACACCGATCGAAGACCGCGACAAATCGTTGGACTCGATGCTGGACATCCTGTCGTGGGACGACGAACGGATCGGCAAACGGCTCAGCAAACGCGATCTGCGACTGGTCGTGATCCGTTTGGAGAACGAGTTCCTGGCGACGGGGAACATCGAACTGATGGAGTCGTTGGACAAATTGATCGATTCCGTCCGCGCCTATTCGTTGCCACTGGCCGAACCGGGATTGCGAATCGAGATCGCTGGATCGGCAGCGATCGGTGGCGAAACATTGATCGCAGCCCGCGATGCGATCCAGTACACCGAATGGTTTACTGTGATCTTGATCATGATCATCCTGGCGGTTGTCTACCGCGCACCGGCGCTCGTTGCTGTGCCGTTGGTGTCGATTGGTGTTGCCGTGATCTGCGCGACGGGCTTGGTTTCGGCGCTCGCGTCGGCTGGTCAAGAACCGGGGATGGAATGGATCGGGCTGAAAGTCTTCACGACATCGAAGATCTTTGTCGTCGTGATCCTGTTTGGTGCGGGAACCGATTATTGCCTGTTCTTGATCGCGCGACTCCGCGAGGAAGCGGGCGATTTGGACTGGGGACAAGCTGTCGAGCAGGCGCTGTCAAAAGTCATGGGCGCGTTGTTGGGGAGTGCGTTCACGACGGTCGTCGGGCTGTGGATGATGTGGGTCGGCAACTTTGGCAAGTTCCACTACGTCGGACCGATCATCGCGATCTGTCTGTTGGTTGGCCTCGCGGTCTGCACGACGTTGACTCCCGCTCTGCTGTACGCCTTGGGGCCGCGCGTCTTCTGGCCGGGCAAACTGGAACGCAACGAGAAGCAAGCTGTCTTTTGGGAATTCATCGCGCTGGTCGTGACGCAGCGACCGAAGTGGATGCTGGTGGCGGGGATCGGTCTGCTGGCGATTCCGGCGGTCTACGGCTTCCGCCACGAAGGGGATGTCAGCTACGACATCACGACTCAATTAAACGCCGAAGCTCGCAGCCGGCAGGGCGTCGAAACGCTTTCGCATTCCTACTCGCTGGGTGAATCGAACCCGATCGTGTTGCTGTTGTTGCACGAACAGCCGATCGATCCGGAGGTCGGCCGCGCCTCGCTGCGCGACTTGGTCGCGGCGATCTACGAGGTCGACGGAGTCCGCGGTATCCGCTATCTGGAAGATCCGCTCGGTGACAACCCGCCGGGCAAACGGAAGAGTGTCTTTGCGATCGAGTCGTTGGTCGGCTGGGTCTTGAAACAGCATCGCGTTAGTCGGCGGTACTTCACCAGCGACGAAGCGTCTTACGCAAACCGCTTGATCCGTTTGGATGTGATGGTCGACGAGGAGCCGTTTGGCGAAGCGGCGGCCGAAGCGTTGGAACGGGTGGTCGATCGCGTCGAGGATTTGCGGAACCAGTTCCTGTTGGTGCTGACTCCCGAAATCGGCGGCATCGAAGCGACCGACCTCGCGATCGGCCAGATCCAAGACGCGATCTCGCGGCTGGAAAAATCACTCCCCGCGTCGACGCAGCGCCGCAGCGGCGTGAAGGCTGTCGATTGGCAACTGAGCACATCGGGGATGGCTTGGTTCGACTACGACGACACTTCGGAGGTCGCCGGCCGAGGCGAGGTGCTGGTGACGATGAACGATCGCAGCGGATTGGTGCCGTTTGCAAACCGTTTGATGGAAGTGCTGCGCAACGGCGATCCCGAACTGGGAATCGACCGGCTGCCCGATGTCAAAGCCCGGTTGATTCCGTCGCCGATCGCCGATTGTGAGTTCCAAGTCACCGGGACCAGCATGGCGATGCAGGACTTGAAACAGGTGACGACCGAAGACACCACGCGGATCAAAATCTTTGTCGTCGGCGCGGTGCTGACGATTCTGTTGATGGTCGTCTGGCGGGTAGGACTCAGCATCTATCTGATCGCCACGGTGCTGCTCAGCTACTACGCCACTCTGGGGCTAACCGTTGCATTCTTCCGGACAGTTTACGGCGACCAATTTGTGGGGCTCGACTGGAAGCTGCCGCTGTTCCTGTTCGTGATCCTCGTCGCCGTCGGGCAGGACTACAACGTCTACCTGGTGACGCGGGTTCTGGAAGAACAGAAGCGCGGCGGTCGGCTGGCTGGATTGCGGCGAGCGATCATCCGGACCGGCGGGATCATCACCAGCTGTGGCGTCGTGATGGCGGGGACCTTCTTTGCGATGACCGCATCGGCCTGGGCACCCGAGCTTTTCCAATGGGTTGGCCTGTCGCAGGCTCAGGAACAGCCGGCGATCATGCTCCGCGGGGTCGTCGAACTCGGGTTCGCCTTGGGGCTGGGCGTGTTGGTCGACACGTTCTATGTCCGGACGATTTTAGTCCCCGCGTACATGGCCGCGTTTGATCAGCGCATCCGCTGA